The following proteins are co-located in the Silene latifolia isolate original U9 population chromosome 1, ASM4854445v1, whole genome shotgun sequence genome:
- the LOC141612386 gene encoding peptidyl-prolyl cis-trans isomerase FKBP15-1: MAKLIYVLLLVFVTLACAKKSGDVTELQIGVKHKPATCEFKAHKGDKIRVHYRGSLTDGTVFDSSFERGDPIEFELGSGQVIKGWDQGLLGMCVGEKRKLKIPSKLGYGDQGSPPKIPGGATLIFDTELVSVNGQPPSGSEDVDEDADDSEL; this comes from the exons ATGGCGAAACTAATTTATGTTCTACTTCTGGTATTCGTCACACTAG CTTGTGCGAAGAAATCTGGGGATGTTACTGAATTACAGATCGGTGTCAAG CATAAGCCAGCAACTTGTGAATTCAAAGCCCACAAAGGTGACAAAATCAGGGTTCACTATCGG GGATCTCTCACAGATGGCACTGTTTTCGACTCAAGTTTTGAAAGGGGTGACCCAATCGAGTTCGAACTCGGTAGTGGCCAAGTGATTAAAG GTTGGGACCAAGGACTGCTGGGTATGTGCGTAGGCGAGAAGAGAAAATTAAAGATTCCTTCAAAACTCGGCTATGGTGACCAGGGCTCTCCTCCAAAGATTCCAG GTGGAGCAACACTTATTTTCGACACTGAGCTCGTTTCAGTCAACGGTCAACCACCCAGTGGCTCAGAAGACGTTGATGAAGACGCTGATGACAGTGAACTATAG